CATCGGCACTTTTTGCTTTTCCGAGCCGCTGCCATGCGTAAAAACAAAAAAGCGCCACCAACAGAGAGGTCAGCGCAATCACTGGTTCGCCAATGCGAAAGCCCCACAAAGAGATGTCGGGCTGAAAATTGGCAGTAGGCAAAATTTCCACGAGTTACGATTTGTGCGAATCAATTATTGAAAAGCCTCGGAGAGGCGGAATGTTGGTAGAAATTTAGCCCACACAACAAACCCAAGCCTCGGAGAGGCGGAATGTTGGCACGAGCATTCCACACTTCGCCCGCTGGGGCTATTCCAATCCTTGATTCGAACGATTTACGACTACTCACCTAGCCACGCGCAGCGGACGGAGTTTGAAGCAAAATGAAATTTATTTTTGTTTCAAAACAAAAAATTTTGAATTTTGCCACGCCAATACCTCATCGCATCCCCAAATCAACGAATCCACAAACCACCAAACCACCACATCAACAAACCCACAAATTTTGTCAAAAAATCTCGCAAACGAACCCAACAACGGCGAAGAAAAGCTTGTCGAAAAGGCACTTCGCCCAAAACTGCTGGATGAGTTCAGCGGCCAACAGAAGATTGTGGACAACCTGCAAGTCTTCATCCAAGCAGCCAAGCAGCGCGGCGAAGCACTCGACCATCTGCTGCTGCACGGCCCCCCAGGGCTTGGCAAAACGACCCTCTCGCACATCGTCGCCAACGAGCTCGGTGCCTCATTGAAAATGAGCAGCGGCCCCGTGCTCGAAAAACCCGGCGACCTTGCCGGCCTGCTCACCAACCTTGAACCCGGCGACGTGCTGTTCATTGATGAAATCCACCGGCTCAACACCGTCGTCGAAGAATACCTCTACTCCGCCATGGAGGACTACCGCATAGACATCATGATTGACTCCGGCCCCAACGCCCGCAGCATCCAAATCACACTCAACCCATTCACCCTCATCGGTGCCACCACGCGCATGGGACTGCTCACCTCGCCGCTTCGCGCCCGCTTCGGCATCAATTGCCACCTCGACTACTACGACGTGCCGACGCTCGAACGCATCCTTCACCGCTCGGCGGCCATCCTCGACATCCCCATCGCGCCAGAGGGCGCGCATGAAATCGCCCGGCGCAGTCGCGGCACACCGCGCATCGCCAACGCGCTGCTTCGCCGCATCCGTGACTTTGCCCAAATAAAAGGCGACGGCTCTGTGAATCAGGAAATCGCCCGCTATGGCCTTGCCGCCCTCGACGTGGATGAGGCAGGTCTCGACGAAATGGACATCCGCATCCTGACGACGATTATCCACAAATTCAAAGGCGGTCCCGTCGGCCTCACCACCATCGCAACGGCAGTAGGCGAAGAGGCCGGCACCATCGAGGAGGTGCACGAGCCTTTCCTCATCATGGAAGGCTACATCCAGCGCACTCCAAGAGGGCGCACCGCGACGGAAAAGGCGTATAAACACATCGGGGCGGTGATGCCGGGGCGGGAAGGGAGGTTGTTTTAAATAGCAAGTCCCCCTCCCTAAAAACCTCACAAACTCGGCAGCACCTCTTCCAAATAAGCCTCCAATTGGCTCCGCACGATGAGGCGGGACAGCACCTTCCGCTCGCGGTCAATCGAAATCAAGGTGGGGGTGCTCGGTGAAGGGAACTGCCGATTGATTTCCCGACGCTGGTGCGCCGGGATGAAGACATTGAGCCACGGGGTCGGTTCTTTTTCGAGGTGCGTTCTCCAGTCTTGCTCCATCTTGTCGCTCGAAAGCGCAAAAACCTCCACCCCTAGCGGACGATATTTCCCGTAAATCTCCATCAATCGAGGCTCGAACTCCTTGCAGTGCGAGCAGTTGCTGCGCCAGAAGAGCAGAAGCGTCATTTTGTTTTTGGCGCACACTTCCCCAAGCGAGACGATTTGGCCACTCAAGTCGGGCAGTCTCAAATCCGGGACGAGTTTGCCCGGCTCGCAGTTTTTGAGCGCTTCCAACAGATTGAGGGTGCTATTGGGCAAAGGATTTTCGTCGGGGCAATCTGGCAAATACCATGTGAGCAGATAGGTTAGGCCCGCCTCGTCCTTGTAGTCCATCATCTTGTCGAGCAGATAACGGAACACATAGTTGTCCACCTCGTCGTTGCCGTTGCGCCGCGACATCACGCCATCTATGTATTGCTTGCCACCTTCGGGCGACTTGCGGTCGAAATAGTGGTAATACCGATTGAGCGCCTTCACAAAACCTGTGTGATAGAGCACTCGCTCATAGCGGAACGGCACCTCGTCGAGCGAATATGCGACCGCAAACTCGTTGGCGGTCATGTTGGCCACTTTCGGGTTGTTTGGGTAGTCTTGCTTTTGAGGCTGGATGAGCAATGGTGCCACGATGTCGCCCGAAAAAGTACCCTTGTGCTGCGTTGCGATGTCGCGACAAAGTCGATTGAGGTCGCGTTCGGCGGCCTCTATCTGGGCTAAGGTGGCCTTGCGCTCGCTGTCGCGCAGCTTGGCCAACCCATGCTGCGCCGACATGAGGGTGTGGTACAGGTCGTTTTCGGGCGAGCCTACCACACGCGCCGGTCCTCCATCCATTAGGTTGAAATCCATGTCGAACACCAATTCCCGCTCCTCCTGAGCGGGTGCCGGCAATAAAAAATCCGCCCAATATCTGGGTTGGTTCACCATGCGCAACCGGGCTTGGGCTTGCACAGGCGCGTCCACGCTGACGCTGAAAGAGCCGTCCGAGTCGAGCGTGATGGTCTCCAACTGTTGCCAGCGTTCGGTGTTCCAGTATTCCAAGATGGCCTTTTTGACAGCGTTTGGTGGCACGTTGGCGATTTTTCCGCGCAGGGAGATTTGAGCAGCCATTCCATTAAGACCAAAGATGGAAAGCAGTAGCAGGCAATGTAGATTTTTCATGCTTTCTATAAATTATACCTTGATTCGCAAGGACTTGTCAGATGACCATAATTGATGTCCCTGATTTTGAACAGATTGCGCTTTTGGCCATGTCCAAAACCTAACGGAGCGAAGTATAAACCCCCAAAAAAACAAAAATACAACCCATTGAATGGCTCGTGGTTGCGGTTTTATTTGATTTTTGCACCGCAAAAGATTCTTTACAAAACAAAACTGAACAAATTCCTCATGCAGCACATCGGAACGAGCGCCTCCCTTTGGAGCGCCACAACAGTCTGTTATGCTTGGCTTATTTGCCTCGCAACACTCATCGCCTCCCCCACCCTACATGCCCAAAAACTCGAGGCTGGCTTCGACAAATTGGAGTACTTGGATATGCTGCGAATCGCGGCGCGGGTGGCGGATACACCGTGGACTTCAGAAAGCGTGAAACTGCCTGAGCCGAGGTTTTACAAGTTGGTGTATCGCTCCCCAACGGTTGGCCTGGAAAACAAATGGGACTTGTGGCGCAGCCGCGACGGAAGGGCTGTGGTCAGTGTGCGCGGCACCACGACGGAGCTTGTGAGTTGGCTTGCCAATTTTTATGCGGCGATGGTGCCGGCAAAAGGCAGCATCCAAATTTCCAACACCTACACTTTCCACTACAAACTCGCCGAAAACCCTCGCGCAGCCGTCCATGTGGGTTGGCTCGTGGCATTGGCCTGCCTGCAAGGCGACATCGTGGAAAAAATAAAAAGCGTTTATGACGAGGGGGTGCGCGATGTTGTGCTGACAGGGCATAGCCAAGGCGGAGCCATCACCTATTTGCTTACCTCACACCTATATTATCTGCAAAAAGAGGGGAAGCTGCCCAAAGACATCCGTTTCAAGACCTACTGCGGGGCTGGCCCCAAACCGGGCAATCTCTACTATGCCTACGATTACGAAAACCTGACGCGCGATGGCTGGGCGTTCAATGTGGTGAACGCATTGGATTGGGTGCCGGAAGTGCCGTTCTCGGTGCAAACCGTGAACGATTACAACCGAATCAATCCTTTTGTGAACGCAAGAGCCGTTATCAAAAAACAGGGGTTTCCGAAGAACATGGTGCTGAAGGGGGTTTACAAGCGAATGACCAAGCCCTCGCTGAAGGCGCAGCGCCGTTATCAAAAATACTTGGGCAAAATGCTATCGAAAGAAGTAAAGAAAACCTTGCCCGAATTTAAACCACCCCAATACTACGATAGCAACCACTATGTACGCACCGGGAGCATGATTGTGCTGATTCCCGACGCGGCTTATCTGGCTCTATATCCCGACAATGACCCAGCCCAGCTATTCATTCACCATTTGCCGGGGCCTTATCATTTTTTGGTGGAGAAATGGTGAACACTCAAATCCATAAAGTGACAATGCAGATAATACTTCCCCTTTTTCGGTTCCAGACAACGCTAATGTGCCTGTTGCTGCTGACTATTTCAGCCCCATGTTGCAAACACAAACCTGCAGCTACTGAATCGGGTGTGCTCGAAATCGGCCTGATATGTTCCGACCTGCCACAATCGCTGGATTTTTACAAAAACATTGTTGGCATGAAAGAGATAGGCGGCTTTGAGGTGGAGGGTGATTTCAGCGCCGATATTGGCCTTTCAAATGGCAAAGCGTTCAATGTCAGGCGATTGAAACTGGTGGACAGCCCCTGCGCCACCATTCTGAAGCTAGCTTGTTGCAGCGATTCGACGACCACTCGCACGGCGCATGCCAGCGTGCTTCCGGGGGTGCGCTACCTTACCTTCGAGGTGGCCTCCACACAAATCATCAAGGAAAATCTTCAAAGACGCGGTATCCCGTTGCTCGGCAAAACGCCCGTAGATATGGGCGACGGGACGGAGTTGCTCATGTGCCAAGACCCCGACGGGGTATTTGTGGAAATCGTTGGGGGCAAGTGAGCGTTCGCTCAACAAACTTACTGTCGTATGGGTGGCGAAATTCGCGGTGGGTTCATTTTTGGAAGTGAGGCAATGGTACAGTATTTGTCTTAGGGCGACGTTCCTAATAACTAACGATTTCAATGACGCAAACCATGGGAGAATCAAGACAGCAAGGGAAAGTCAGGCTGCTCGAATTAGACGCTTTGAGAGGCATCGCCGCATTGATGGTGGTGCTTTTTCATTTTACGATGGACCGCCCGGAAATGTATATGGGGTTCAAGTACGGGGTCACCGGGGTTGATTTCTTTTTCATCATCAGTGGTTTCGTCATTTTTCTGACGCTCTCCAACACCAAAAACTGGAAGGATTTTGTCGTCAGCCGATTCTCTCGCCTCTATCCTACTTACTGGGCGGCGGTGACCTTCACTGCTATCATGACGGTGGTCTATCGCCTCATTCACCATGAGTCCATGTCGGGGTTGCTTGTGCAGGATTTGGCCAACATGACCATGTTCCAGTGGTACTTCAAAATCCCCAATCTCGACGAGCCGTATTGGACGCTGCTGATTGAGATGCAATTCTATGCGGTGATGTTGCTGTTTTTTTACCTTAAATGGCTCGACCGCATCACGTTAATTGGAATTGGCGGTTTGTCGTTCGTTTTGCTCAACCACTTTGTTTTCAGCCAGTCCGCGCCTTTTATCTTCAAATACTCGCGTGGTTTGTTCAGTTTGGTTAATCATTTCCCACTTTTTTTCGCGGGTATTTTGTTCTACAAAATCAAGTTTCGACAAGGGCGCATTCGCTTTAAAGTGCCTTTGTTGGCGGCCTGCTTTGCCACCCAGATTATCCTTTATCCCGATGGCGGCACTTCGTATCTCTATATTTCTCAAGCCGAGTATGCCGTGATGCTGTCGCTGTACTTCGCTGTTTTCTCTCTTTATGCCTTTGATGTGACGCTACACATCGTCAATCGCGCAACGGTGTTTCTCGGCACCATTTCCTACAGCCTTTACTTGGTGCACAAGTTTGTTTGCAAGAGTCTGATTATTCCTTTGTTGGAAGAGGAAATGCACCTCAATTTCTGGTTTGTTGTGTTCGGGGTGTGCCTGCCTTTGGTCATTATCTTGGCGACTTTGATTACTTATTTGGTGGAAAAGCCAGCGTTGGAGTATATCCGCAGGCGCTACAAGAGATTTTCCCAAAGAAAAGCGCTGATGGAGCAGTTGGCGAATTGAGGCAATGCGCTAACTCGCGGTGGTTGACGCGAATGGGGAGGTGACGTATAGTGTTGAAAATGTGCGCTATTGAGGCGGTGGTTTGAAATTACCGCCCGATTAAGAGTTTGAATATCAAGCCTCAATTAATTTCAACCCCTCATTCGCATGATTGGTCAATTCGCGGGTCGCTCATCCTTGCTTTAAGGTGAAAAGGGGCCGGAGTCAAGCCTTTACAAGGTTTCGTGAACTTGGGAAGTCGGGCTGACAAAGAGGGGATGAGCGTTGCGGAGGGAATTTTGCGAGACATGAAGGGTGAACTAAAAACAACAGCCGATTCGGGAGTGTCCCGAATCGGCTGTTGTTTTTAGTTCGTGCCGTCGAACTTCAACTTATCGGACGAATGAAAAATCGTCCGACAAATGCGGCGTATGTATACCTTGATTCGCTAGGATTTGTTAGATGAACATGATTGATGTTCTTGATTTTTAGCAGATTGCGATTGCAGCCATGCCCAAAACCTAACGGCGCGAAGTATACCTACTGTCCCGCATTGGCTTCCAAGAGCCGTTCCACCTTGCCCACAAACGCGAACGGCACGGAATGGGTTGGGTCAAAATTGGTGTTGACGGTGATGATTTTGTAAAAATCGCCTTCCCGCTGCGCATCGTAGGTGGCTCTGATGATGCCCGTTTCGCCGGGGCGAATGGGCTCTTGCGACCAATCTACCGTCACGCAAAAACAGGCGCTGCGCACTTGAAGCAGAATGAGGTTTTCCTTGCTGATGTTTTTGACCGCAAACTCGCGGGTGACGGGTGTGCCGAAGGCAGTCTTTCCCGCGTCAGCCGAACGATTGAGCCATTCCACTTTACCCACGTTCTGGGTGTCGTCCACTGCTTTAAGGGTTTGAGCCGTAGAAACAAGGGCGGTCATCAGGGCTATGGTGCATGAGAGCGAGAATATTATCTTTTTCATAGGAAAAGGTTTTGGCAAACAATTTCAAACACCAAGCCAAAAAAAGGCGAATTGTCAGATTAGGTACAAAAACGCCGGTTGCCCCAATGCGGGACAACCGGCGGAAAGTTTAACATCTTGACAAGTACAAGCCTATCGCTGCACGGCCACTTTCACATACTTAGCTGCGTTGCCTGCCTGAATGCGCAAAGTGTACATGGCTGCTGGCAAATGCCCGTAATCGAAATTGCGATTCAATACACCTGCGCCAAAGTCAACAACTTCGCGCTTGACCATCTGGCCGTAAGTATTGAAAAGCACAAACTCGACTTCTTGGGTTGGTGTACCAGTCATTTCCACAATGAAGGCTCCCGTGTTCGGGTTTGGATACAATTTGAACTCGCTCAACCATGTTGGCTCTTCGGCACTGACCATTGTGATGTTTATGGTTTGCTGAAGGGTGCTGGCTCCGCACACATTGATGGCAGTAAGTTCTACGGTGTACATTCCGTTGGCCGAGTAGGTATGCGTCGGGTTGGTTTGCGAGCTGGTATTTCCGTCGCCAAAATTCCACTGGTAGGTCGTCGCATCCATCGAAAGATTGTTGAACGACACCGTGTTTTGATTGATGTTATATGCAAAACCCGCAGTGGGCACATTCAGCGCCCACACCTCATTCGGAATCGTCAAAGTGTCGGAGCCATACTGATTAGTGACAACAAGCGTGACGGGGAATGAGCCTGTGGCATTGTAAACGACCGTCGGGTTTTTGTCTGTGGAGGTTTGCGGAACACCGCCGGGGAATTCCCAATACCATGCAATGGGGCTGCCAGCAGATTGGTCAGTGAACACCACGTCAAAAGGTATGCAACCAGCGTTTTCGCTCGCGCTGAAAGCAGCGATAGGCGCACTGCCTTCAATAGCGACTTGCAGGGAGAATTCCTTGGTGCCACATTCATTGGTAGCTGTGAGTACGACGGTGAATGTTCCTGTTGTGCCGTAGTTGTGTGTTGGGTTCGCTTCCGTGCTGGTGTTGCCATCGCCGAAATCCCACAAATAAGAATCAGCCCCCGTAGTGGTGTTGTTCAGCACTACGGAAAGCCCTGCGGTTTGGGCCGTGAAGCCTGCATTGGGCAATCCATTCACCGTCACGGTAGCGGAAGTGGTGTCGCTGCCCACTATGTTGGAAGCAATGAGCGTGACCGTGTAGGTACCCGCTTGGTTCCACGTCACCGATGGGTTTGTCTCGTTGGAAGTAGCAGGCTGTCCGTTCTCGAAGAGCCATTCAAACGAAGTCGCGTTTTGGCTCGATTGATTGGTGAACTGAACCGTAAATGGCGCACAACCCTCTGAACTGCTCATAGTAAATGCCGCGCTGGGAGCGGCCTCTGTGACAATCTGCTGCGTAAAGGTAGTGGTACCGCATTGATTGGTCGCTGTGAGCGTCACGGTGTAAGTCCCACTGGTTTCATACTTATGTGTTGGGTTGGTCTCAATGCTCGTGCTGCCATCGCCGAAGTTCCACAGGTAGGAAGTCGCATTTTGAGAAGTATTGGTGAAAACGACCGTCGTACCATTCGTGCTGCTGGTAAAAGACGTGGTCGGAGGCCCCAACACGGTGATGAACCCTTGTTGCGTATAAGTGCTACTGCCGCCCGGTGAGGAAGCCACCAACGTCACATCATACACACCCGGTGTGTTATACACCACGAGGGGGTTCTGTGCCGTCGAACTCGACGGCGTGCCGCCGGGGAATGTCCATTCCCAAGACGTGCTGTTGGCAGAAGAGAGATTTTGGAACTGAACGGTCAAGGCTGCGCAGCCTGTGGTGGTGTTGGCGGTGAAGCCTGCGCTGGGTGCAGTGATGATGACAACATTTTGGGTGAACGTCGTGGTGCCACAGGCATTTGTGGCGGTCAGCGTCACCGAGTAGGTGCCGTCTTGCGCGTAGGTATGCGTGGGGTTTGTGGCAGTGCTGGTGTTACCGTCACCGAAGTTCCACAGATAGGACGTGGCGTTGTTCGACGTGTTGTTGAACGTCGCGGTCAAACTGTCAACGCTGCTATTGAAACCTGCTGTGGGCAACGCGCCCACTGTGACATAGTTGGTTTGCGTGGCGGTGTTGGAGCCTGCGGCGTTGCTCACTGTCAGCGTCACGGAGTATGCGCCCGGCGTGTTGTACGTCACCGTCGGGTTTTGTGCCGTCGAACTCGACGGCGTGCCGCCGGGGAACTGCCAGTTGAAGGTGGTGGCGTTGGCCGACGATTGGTTGGTGAACTGAACGGTCAGGGGGGCGCAGCCGCTTGTCGGCGAGGCCGTGAAGCCCGCCGTCGGCGGGGTCACGATGACCACCGTTTGCGTGGCCGTCGTGGTGCCGCAGGCGTTGGTTGCCGTCAGCGTCACCGAGTAGGTGCCGTCGGCGGCGTAGGTGTGCGTGGGGTTGGTGGCGTTGCTGGTGTTGCCGTCGCCGAAGTTCCACAGGTAGGATGTGGCGTTGTTCGACGTGTTGTTGAACGTCACCGTCGCGCCGTTCGTGTTGCTTGTGAAGCCTGCTGTCGGCACCGTGTTCACCGTGATGTAGTTGGTTTGCGTGGCGGTGTTGGAGCCTGCGGCGTTGCTCACCGTCAGCGTCACGGAGTAGGTGCCCGGCGTGTTGTACGTCACCGTCGGGTTTTGTGCCGTCGAACTCGACGGCGTGCCGCCGGGGAACTGCCAGCTCCACGAGGTGGGGCCGCCGCTGGACTGGTCGCTGAATTGAACAGCCAATGGCCCACAACCACTGGTGGGGTTTGCGCTGAAATTGGCCGAAGGCGGGGAAGAGACAACTACTGTCTTTACGATAGTGTTACTGCCGCAGTCGTTTGTGGAGGTCAATGTCACATTGTAAGTGCCCCCAATTGCGTAGGTGTGGACGGGGTTTTGCAAGTTGCTGGTATTGCCATCGCCAAAGCTCCACATATAGGAAGTGGCACCGTTGGAGTTGTTGGTGAATGTCACCGTCAGCCCGTTGACTGATTGAGTGAAATTGGCGGATGGGATGGCCGTCACGTTGATGTAATTATTCTTAATCATCGTGTTGGTGCCGACCGAGTTGATGGCTACCAACGTGACATTGAAACTTCCGGAGGTGGGATATTGCACCACGGGGTTTTGTTGATTCGACGACGAGGGTATGCCACCGGGGAACAGCCAAGAGTAGGAGGAAGCATTGGGGGAAGATAAGTTGGTGAACTGCACCGTCAATGTGGCACAACCACTTGTGGGATTGGCTGTGAAATCCGCCGTCGGTGCAGTATTGACAATTCTGGTTCTCGTCGCAGTACCGCATTCGTTAGTCACGGTCAGCACCACCGTGTAAACACCTGCTAGCGCATAAGTGTGCACGGGGTTTTGCTCATTGCTGATGTTGCCATCGCCAAAATCCCAGAAATAAGTAAGCGCATTGGAGGCGGTCGCCGTAAAGTTGACCGTCAATCCAGTCACCGTAAAGTTGAAATCGGAGGTTGGGTTAGCCAATATCGTGACTGGTTTTGAGGTGGAAACTGGCCCGCCTATCCCTGTGAGCGTCAAGGTCACGTTGAAGGTGCCGCCATTGTTCCATGTCACCACCGGATTTTGCTGCGTGGATGAGGGTGGGCTGCCGCCGGGAAAAGTCCATACGCGGGTTGCGATGTTACCAGAGGATTGGTCCGTAAATTGAACGGGTTGCCCTTGGCAACCGGGGTTAGGATTCCAATCAAAATCTGCCACCAACGGCTGTGGCGGCGGGCCGCAGGGCGACAAACACCCGTTGTTGATAATTGGGCCGATATAGTTGTTGATGGAGTTGATGGATTGACTGCTCCATGAGT
This genomic interval from Saprospiraceae bacterium contains the following:
- the ruvB gene encoding Holliday junction branch migration DNA helicase RuvB produces the protein MLSKNLANEPNNGEEKLVEKALRPKLLDEFSGQQKIVDNLQVFIQAAKQRGEALDHLLLHGPPGLGKTTLSHIVANELGASLKMSSGPVLEKPGDLAGLLTNLEPGDVLFIDEIHRLNTVVEEYLYSAMEDYRIDIMIDSGPNARSIQITLNPFTLIGATTRMGLLTSPLRARFGINCHLDYYDVPTLERILHRSAAILDIPIAPEGAHEIARRSRGTPRIANALLRRIRDFAQIKGDGSVNQEIARYGLAALDVDEAGLDEMDIRILTTIIHKFKGGPVGLTTIATAVGEEAGTIEEVHEPFLIMEGYIQRTPRGRTATEKAYKHIGAVMPGREGRLF
- a CDS encoding acyltransferase, translated to MGESRQQGKVRLLELDALRGIAALMVVLFHFTMDRPEMYMGFKYGVTGVDFFFIISGFVIFLTLSNTKNWKDFVVSRFSRLYPTYWAAVTFTAIMTVVYRLIHHESMSGLLVQDLANMTMFQWYFKIPNLDEPYWTLLIEMQFYAVMLLFFYLKWLDRITLIGIGGLSFVLLNHFVFSQSAPFIFKYSRGLFSLVNHFPLFFAGILFYKIKFRQGRIRFKVPLLAACFATQIILYPDGGTSYLYISQAEYAVMLSLYFAVFSLYAFDVTLHIVNRATVFLGTISYSLYLVHKFVCKSLIIPLLEEEMHLNFWFVVFGVCLPLVIILATLITYLVEKPALEYIRRRYKRFSQRKALMEQLAN
- a CDS encoding VOC family protein, whose amino-acid sequence is MQIILPLFRFQTTLMCLLLLTISAPCCKHKPAATESGVLEIGLICSDLPQSLDFYKNIVGMKEIGGFEVEGDFSADIGLSNGKAFNVRRLKLVDSPCATILKLACCSDSTTTRTAHASVLPGVRYLTFEVASTQIIKENLQRRGIPLLGKTPVDMGDGTELLMCQDPDGVFVEIVGGK
- a CDS encoding T9SS type A sorting domain-containing protein, whose protein sequence is MYTVELTAINVCGASTLQQTINITMVSAEEPTWLSEFKLYPNPNTGAFIVEMTGTPTQEVEFVLFNTYGQMVKREVVDFGAGVLNRNFDYGHLPAAMYTLRIQAGNAAKYVKVAVQR
- a CDS encoding DUF1573 domain-containing protein; protein product: MKKIIFSLSCTIALMTALVSTAQTLKAVDDTQNVGKVEWLNRSADAGKTAFGTPVTREFAVKNISKENLILLQVRSACFCVTVDWSQEPIRPGETGIIRATYDAQREGDFYKIITVNTNFDPTHSVPFAFVGKVERLLEANAGQ
- a CDS encoding redoxin domain-containing protein, whose product is MKNLHCLLLLSIFGLNGMAAQISLRGKIANVPPNAVKKAILEYWNTERWQQLETITLDSDGSFSVSVDAPVQAQARLRMVNQPRYWADFLLPAPAQEERELVFDMDFNLMDGGPARVVGSPENDLYHTLMSAQHGLAKLRDSERKATLAQIEAAERDLNRLCRDIATQHKGTFSGDIVAPLLIQPQKQDYPNNPKVANMTANEFAVAYSLDEVPFRYERVLYHTGFVKALNRYYHYFDRKSPEGGKQYIDGVMSRRNGNDEVDNYVFRYLLDKMMDYKDEAGLTYLLTWYLPDCPDENPLPNSTLNLLEALKNCEPGKLVPDLRLPDLSGQIVSLGEVCAKNKMTLLLFWRSNCSHCKEFEPRLMEIYGKYRPLGVEVFALSSDKMEQDWRTHLEKEPTPWLNVFIPAHQRREINRQFPSPSTPTLISIDRERKVLSRLIVRSQLEAYLEEVLPSL